The following are encoded together in the Carassius auratus strain Wakin chromosome 34, ASM336829v1, whole genome shotgun sequence genome:
- the LOC113053275 gene encoding leucine-rich repeat flightless-interacting protein 1-like isoform X16, whose amino-acid sequence MGSQGPGRKRTSSKNGLTAEEDALSVIAQQAEARLAAKRAARAEAREIRMKELERQQKEGSDDEEQMSVGTRSNIQADDGLDRDYLEKGSSRASTISGATLTSLGGTSSRRGSGDTSVSADTEASIKEFKDSFSEMEEKYRKAMVSNAQLDNEKTNMMYEVDTLKDSLMELEEMLYETRRELEEKCKDLEREKHSHSILQFQFSELKETLKQSEELLTKHGIVLGPDLATNGETGEEVGKADQNTQKASAEIREGSSVLGTHQLKVCKDKQQKDLDDGAPGNQQISHAQFSSSNTPLEASMENGELGSQVTQGVEQLEKRPEEPSSSVGDDELTATRPKEEIKSEAHIPEDLRGNTVELGSKVQKDGHLETDQQERECVKPSEVIKEETPSESVSGSVHDESDKPGETALDHKLKEEPVESAQTENLAKTQGASASNKKKKKKKKNKQKQKQSDKQESDTKKDDMNETVCSEEISNQKTEGDLEGDHQDPLGNDNSETTMNTDVPHDDKGTSELDGMETASTNINADDAQDKILLVTDEADLASISKTVSNFDCPESGSDVLSGDLANNIISNPTNKIDEHTEVSTNPDSEAVIFSCEVISSETKTSLPQEPSVQSMDAVEECVESTSSSENPELKSESSDIKEVESHLNCEVEEQKEKLQNIDLDGTTDPEDQDDSAHPTSPVMEKVENEAERVIQEQPVDQPMESQLQESIEAELDKEEVETQDGLDKENLKVPTEIEFDGSHVDNTSLIETQVQVVHEEHLSPNEAIQESVGESDAFDQNPKAEEDEKESSIQNQVTLEVQLPEDEEVVKSDVASQELKKEDEEEEDEGESFDFDEMDLEASSDAPLKNVQDQPNEKVSLLNENVQEASQEHQSNVTNVDQTQEDEHLELADQESKQKEQKDDGQDTENPQTTTDVEVCLTEDSQINSEVRANDQEHDITGIKEDTFEEHRQASEDVTLDEGVNLISEVETRNVGQEVNSSIHHEEKASNFSEDQDVEKQTAESNRQDERKESKKSGKGKGKGKEDCKMS is encoded by the exons GCTGATGACGGGTTAGACCGAGACTACTTGGAAAAG GGTTCTTCACGAGCATCGACTATTTCTGGAGCCACTCTTACTTCTCTGGGTGGGACATCCTCACGGAGAGGAAGCGGAGACACATCCGTCTCTGCTGACACTGAAGCATCCATAAAGGAATTCAAG GATTCCTTTTCGGAAATGGAGGAAAAGTACCGTAAGGCCATGGTATCTAATGCACAGCTGGACAACGAGAAGACCAATATGATGTATGAAGTGGACACCTTGAAAGACTCTTTAATGGAACTGGAGGAAATGCTCTATGAAACACGGCGTGAGCTTGAGGAAAAGTGTAAG gacCTTGAACGAGAGAAGCATTCTCATAGCATACTGCAGTTTCAGTTCAGTGAATTGAAGGAGACGCTGAAACAGAGTGAAGAACTGCTCACT AAACATGGCATTGTCCTTGGACCCGACTTAGCCACCAATGGAGAAACCGGTGAAGAAGTTGGAAAGGCTGATCAGAATACTCAAAAAGCATCAGCTGAAATCCGAGAGGGGAGCAGTGTACTAG GCACTCATCAGTTGAAGGTGTGTAAAGACAAGCAACAAAAAGATTTGGATGACGGGGCACCAGGGAATCAGCAGATTTCACATGCCCAGTTCAGTTCTTCAAACACACCTTTAGAAGCAAGTATGGAGAATGGAGAACTTGGGAGCCAGGTGACACAGGGTGTAGAGCAGCTTGAAAAAAGACCTGAAGAACCGTCAAGTTCTGTTGGTGATGATGAACTCACTGCAACAAGACCCAAGGAGGAGATCAAATCTGAGGCACATATACCAGAAGATTTAAGAGGTAATACTGTGGAATTGGGGAGCAAAGTTCAAAAGGATGGACATTTGGAGACAGATCAACAAGAGAGAGAATGTGTCAAACCTAGCGAGGTCATCAAAGAGGAAACTCCTTCAGAGTCTGTCTCTGGTTCAGTCCATGATGAAAGTGATAAACCTGGTGAGACGGCGCTTGATCATAAACTTAAAGAGGAGCCTGTAGAATCAGCTCAGACAGAGAACCTTGCTAAAACCCAAGGTGCCAGTGCttcaaataaaaagaagaaaaagaagaagaaaaacaagcaGAAGCAGAAACAGAGTGACAAGCAAGAGAGTGACACAAAGAAAGATGACATGAATGAAACAGTTTGTAGTGAAGAGATTTCAAACCAAAAAACTGAGGGTGATCTAGAAGGAGACCATCAGGATCCCTTGGGGAATGATAACTCTGAAACAACAATGAATACAGACGTCCCACATGATGATAAAGGAACCAGTGAATTGGATGGTATGGAAACCGCAAGCACAAATATAAATGCGGATGATGCTCAAGATAAAATTTTGTTAGTTACAGATGAAGCTGATTTAGCAAGTATTTCTAAAACAGTCTCAAATTTTGATTGCCCTGAATCTGGCAGTGATGTGCTTTCAGGTGATCTGGCCAACAACATTATCTCTAATCCGACAAACAAAATTGATGAACACACCGAGGTTTCAACAAATCCTGACTCTGAAGCTGTAATCTTTAGCTGTGAGGTTATATCTTCAGAAACAAAGACTTCATTGCCTCAGGAACCTTCTGTTCAGTCCATGGATGCTGTTGAAGAGTGTGTCGAGTCCACCAGCAGCTCTGAGAACCCGGAGTTGAAATCTGAATCGTCAGACATCAAGGAAGTGGAGAGTCATCTTAACTGTGAAGTAGAAGAACAGAAGGAAAAGCTTCAGAATATTGATCTTGATGGGACCACCGACCCTGAAGATCAAGATGACTCTGCTCATCCCACTTCCCCTGTAATGGAGAAGGTGGAAAATGAAGCTGAAAGGGTAATCCAGGAACAACCTGTTGACCAGCCAATGGAAAGCCAACTTCAAGAGAGTATTGAAGCAGAACTGGACAAGGAAGAGGTTGAGACACAAGATGGACTGGATAAAGAAAATCTCAAAGTGCCTACTGAAATAGAGTTTGATGGAAGCCATGTCGACAACACTTCTTTAATTGAAACCCAGGTTCAGGTTGTGCATGAGGAACACCTGTCTCCCAATGAAGCAATTCAGGAATCAGTTGGAGAATCAGATGCTTTTGACCAAAACCCCAAGGCAGAAGAAGATGAGAAGGAAAGCTCAATCCAAAATCAGGTTACACTTGAAGTGCAACTGCCTGAAGATGAAGAAGTGGTAAAGTCAGATGTGGCTTCTCAAGAGCTCAAGAaagaagatgaggaagaggaagatgaaggaGAATCATTTGATTTTGATGAAATGGATCTTGAAGCATCATCGGATGCCCCTCTAAAAAACGTTCAAGATCAGCCAAATGAGAAAGTTagtcttttaaatgaaaatgtccaAGAAGCAAGCCAGGAACACCAAAGCAATGTCACTAATGTGGACCAAACTCAAGAAGATGAACATCTAGAACTTGCAGATCAGGAATCAAAGCAAAAGGAGCAGAAAGATGACGGACAAGACACAGAAAACCCACAAACAACAACAGATGTAGAAGTATGTTTAACAGAGGACAGCCAAATCAACAGTGAAGTCAGAGCTAATGATCAGGAGCATGATATTACTGGAATTAAAGAAGACACATTTGAGGAGCATCGACAGGCATCAGAAGATGTGACACTCGATGAAGGAGTTAATCTGATCTCAGAGGTGGAGACAAGAAATGTAGGCCAAGAGGTTAATAGTTCTATTCACCACGAAGAAAAGGCATCAAATTTTTCAGAAGATCAGGACGTTGAGAAGCAAACCGCAGAAAGCAACAGGCAAGATGAAAGAAAAGAATCCAAGAAAAGCGGGAAAGGGAAGGGCAAGGGGAAAGAAGATTGTAAAATGTCTTAA
- the LOC113053275 gene encoding leucine-rich repeat flightless-interacting protein 1-like isoform X11, with protein MGSQGPGRKRTSSKNGLTAEEDALSVIAQQAEARLAAKRAARAEAREIRMKELERQQKEGSDDEEQMSVGTRSNIQADDGLDRDYLEKGSSRASTISGATLTSLGGTSSRRGSGDTSVSADTEASIKEFKEIHELKDQIQDVEAKHMQNLKELKDSFSEMEEKYRKAMVSNAQLDNEKTNMMYEVDTLKDSLMELEEMLYETRRELEEKCKDLEREKHSHSILQFQFSELKETLKQSEELLTEIRQLRLKQDGYVREISDLMETIEWKNKKIGALERQKEFSDAIRNERDELRDEVVQLKDILKKHGIVLGPDLATNGETGEEVGKADQNTQKASAEIREGSSVLGTHQLKVCKDKQQKDLDDGAPGNQQISHAQFSSSNTPLEASMENGELGSQVTQGVEQLEKRPEEPSSSVGDDELTATRPKEEIKSEAHIPEDLRGNTVELGSKVQKDGHLETDQQERECVKPSEVIKEETPSESVSGSVHDESDKPGETALDHKLKEEPVESAQTENLAKTQGASASNKKKKKKKKNKQKQKQSDKQESDTKKDDMNETVCSEEISNQKTEGDLEGDHQDPLGNDNSETTMNTDVPHDDKGTSELDGMETASTNINADDAQDKILLVTDEADLASISKTVSNFDCPESGSDVLSGDLANNIISNPTNKIDEHTEVSTNPDSEAVIFSCEVISSETKTSLPQEPSVQSMDAVEECVESTSSSENPELKSESSDIKEVESHLNCEVEEQKEKLQNIDLDGTTDPEDQDDSAHPTSPVMEKVENEAERVIQEQPVDQPMESQLQESIEAELDKEEVETQDGLDKENLKVPTEIEFDGSHVDNTSLIETQVQVVHEEHLSPNEAIQESVGESDAFDQNPKAEEDEKESSIQNQVTLEVQLPEDEEVVKSDVASQELKKEDEEEEDEGESFDFDEMDLEASSDAPLKNVQDQPNEKVSLLNENVQEASQEHQSNVTNVDQTQEDEHLELADQESKQKEQKDDGQDTENPQTTTDVEVCLTEDSQINSEVRANDQEHDITGIKEDTFEEHRQASEDVTLDEGVNLISEVETRNVGQEVNSSIHHEEKASNFSEDQDVEKQTAESNRQDERKESKKSGKGKGKGKEDCKMS; from the exons GCTGATGACGGGTTAGACCGAGACTACTTGGAAAAG GGTTCTTCACGAGCATCGACTATTTCTGGAGCCACTCTTACTTCTCTGGGTGGGACATCCTCACGGAGAGGAAGCGGAGACACATCCGTCTCTGCTGACACTGAAGCATCCATAAAGGAATTCAAG GAGATCCATGAGCTTAAGGATCAGATTCAAGATGTGGAGGCGAAGCACATGCAGAACCTCAAAGAGCTCAAG GATTCCTTTTCGGAAATGGAGGAAAAGTACCGTAAGGCCATGGTATCTAATGCACAGCTGGACAACGAGAAGACCAATATGATGTATGAAGTGGACACCTTGAAAGACTCTTTAATGGAACTGGAGGAAATGCTCTATGAAACACGGCGTGAGCTTGAGGAAAAGTGTAAG gacCTTGAACGAGAGAAGCATTCTCATAGCATACTGCAGTTTCAGTTCAGTGAATTGAAGGAGACGCTGAAACAGAGTGAAGAACTGCTCACT GAGATCCGTCAATTACGGCTCAAGCAAGATGGCTATGTTAGGGAGATTTCTGACCTCATGGAAACTATTGAgtggaagaataaaaaaattggg GCATTAGAGAGGCAGAAGGAATTTTCTGATGCCATTCGAAATGAGCGGGATGAGCTTAGAGATGAGGTTGTTCAGctcaaagatattttgaag AAACATGGCATTGTCCTTGGACCCGACTTAGCCACCAATGGAGAAACCGGTGAAGAAGTTGGAAAGGCTGATCAGAATACTCAAAAAGCATCAGCTGAAATCCGAGAGGGGAGCAGTGTACTAG GCACTCATCAGTTGAAGGTGTGTAAAGACAAGCAACAAAAAGATTTGGATGACGGGGCACCAGGGAATCAGCAGATTTCACATGCCCAGTTCAGTTCTTCAAACACACCTTTAGAAGCAAGTATGGAGAATGGAGAACTTGGGAGCCAGGTGACACAGGGTGTAGAGCAGCTTGAAAAAAGACCTGAAGAACCGTCAAGTTCTGTTGGTGATGATGAACTCACTGCAACAAGACCCAAGGAGGAGATCAAATCTGAGGCACATATACCAGAAGATTTAAGAGGTAATACTGTGGAATTGGGGAGCAAAGTTCAAAAGGATGGACATTTGGAGACAGATCAACAAGAGAGAGAATGTGTCAAACCTAGCGAGGTCATCAAAGAGGAAACTCCTTCAGAGTCTGTCTCTGGTTCAGTCCATGATGAAAGTGATAAACCTGGTGAGACGGCGCTTGATCATAAACTTAAAGAGGAGCCTGTAGAATCAGCTCAGACAGAGAACCTTGCTAAAACCCAAGGTGCCAGTGCttcaaataaaaagaagaaaaagaagaagaaaaacaagcaGAAGCAGAAACAGAGTGACAAGCAAGAGAGTGACACAAAGAAAGATGACATGAATGAAACAGTTTGTAGTGAAGAGATTTCAAACCAAAAAACTGAGGGTGATCTAGAAGGAGACCATCAGGATCCCTTGGGGAATGATAACTCTGAAACAACAATGAATACAGACGTCCCACATGATGATAAAGGAACCAGTGAATTGGATGGTATGGAAACCGCAAGCACAAATATAAATGCGGATGATGCTCAAGATAAAATTTTGTTAGTTACAGATGAAGCTGATTTAGCAAGTATTTCTAAAACAGTCTCAAATTTTGATTGCCCTGAATCTGGCAGTGATGTGCTTTCAGGTGATCTGGCCAACAACATTATCTCTAATCCGACAAACAAAATTGATGAACACACCGAGGTTTCAACAAATCCTGACTCTGAAGCTGTAATCTTTAGCTGTGAGGTTATATCTTCAGAAACAAAGACTTCATTGCCTCAGGAACCTTCTGTTCAGTCCATGGATGCTGTTGAAGAGTGTGTCGAGTCCACCAGCAGCTCTGAGAACCCGGAGTTGAAATCTGAATCGTCAGACATCAAGGAAGTGGAGAGTCATCTTAACTGTGAAGTAGAAGAACAGAAGGAAAAGCTTCAGAATATTGATCTTGATGGGACCACCGACCCTGAAGATCAAGATGACTCTGCTCATCCCACTTCCCCTGTAATGGAGAAGGTGGAAAATGAAGCTGAAAGGGTAATCCAGGAACAACCTGTTGACCAGCCAATGGAAAGCCAACTTCAAGAGAGTATTGAAGCAGAACTGGACAAGGAAGAGGTTGAGACACAAGATGGACTGGATAAAGAAAATCTCAAAGTGCCTACTGAAATAGAGTTTGATGGAAGCCATGTCGACAACACTTCTTTAATTGAAACCCAGGTTCAGGTTGTGCATGAGGAACACCTGTCTCCCAATGAAGCAATTCAGGAATCAGTTGGAGAATCAGATGCTTTTGACCAAAACCCCAAGGCAGAAGAAGATGAGAAGGAAAGCTCAATCCAAAATCAGGTTACACTTGAAGTGCAACTGCCTGAAGATGAAGAAGTGGTAAAGTCAGATGTGGCTTCTCAAGAGCTCAAGAaagaagatgaggaagaggaagatgaaggaGAATCATTTGATTTTGATGAAATGGATCTTGAAGCATCATCGGATGCCCCTCTAAAAAACGTTCAAGATCAGCCAAATGAGAAAGTTagtcttttaaatgaaaatgtccaAGAAGCAAGCCAGGAACACCAAAGCAATGTCACTAATGTGGACCAAACTCAAGAAGATGAACATCTAGAACTTGCAGATCAGGAATCAAAGCAAAAGGAGCAGAAAGATGACGGACAAGACACAGAAAACCCACAAACAACAACAGATGTAGAAGTATGTTTAACAGAGGACAGCCAAATCAACAGTGAAGTCAGAGCTAATGATCAGGAGCATGATATTACTGGAATTAAAGAAGACACATTTGAGGAGCATCGACAGGCATCAGAAGATGTGACACTCGATGAAGGAGTTAATCTGATCTCAGAGGTGGAGACAAGAAATGTAGGCCAAGAGGTTAATAGTTCTATTCACCACGAAGAAAAGGCATCAAATTTTTCAGAAGATCAGGACGTTGAGAAGCAAACCGCAGAAAGCAACAGGCAAGATGAAAGAAAAGAATCCAAGAAAAGCGGGAAAGGGAAGGGCAAGGGGAAAGAAGATTGTAAAATGTCTTAA
- the LOC113053275 gene encoding leucine-rich repeat flightless-interacting protein 1-like isoform X13 encodes MGSQGPGRKRTSSKNGLTAEEDALSVIAQQAEARLAAKRAARAEAREIRMKELERQQKEGSDDEEQMSVGTRSNIQADDGLDRDYLEKGSSRASTISGATLTSLGGTSSRRGSGDTSVSADTEASIKEFKDSFSEMEEKYRKAMVSNAQLDNEKTNMMYEVDTLKDSLMELEEMLYETRRELEEKCKDLEREKHSHSILQFQFSELKETLKQSEELLTEIRQLRLKQDGYVREISDLMETIEWKNKKIGALERQKEFSDAIRNERDELRDEVVQLKDILKKHGIVLGPDLATNGETGEEVGKADQNTQKASAEIREGSSVLGTHQLKVCKDKQQKDLDDGAPGNQQISHAQFSSSNTPLEASMENGELGSQVTQGVEQLEKRPEEPSSSVGDDELTATRPKEEIKSEAHIPEDLRGNTVELGSKVQKDGHLETDQQERECVKPSEVIKEETPSESVSGSVHDESDKPGETALDHKLKEEPVESAQTENLAKTQGASASNKKKKKKKKNKQKQKQSDKQESDTKKDDMNETVCSEEISNQKTEGDLEGDHQDPLGNDNSETTMNTDVPHDDKGTSELDGMETASTNINADDAQDKILLVTDEADLASISKTVSNFDCPESGSDVLSGDLANNIISNPTNKIDEHTEVSTNPDSEAVIFSCEVISSETKTSLPQEPSVQSMDAVEECVESTSSSENPELKSESSDIKEVESHLNCEVEEQKEKLQNIDLDGTTDPEDQDDSAHPTSPVMEKVENEAERVIQEQPVDQPMESQLQESIEAELDKEEVETQDGLDKENLKVPTEIEFDGSHVDNTSLIETQVQVVHEEHLSPNEAIQESVGESDAFDQNPKAEEDEKESSIQNQVTLEVQLPEDEEVVKSDVASQELKKEDEEEEDEGESFDFDEMDLEASSDAPLKNVQDQPNEKVSLLNENVQEASQEHQSNVTNVDQTQEDEHLELADQESKQKEQKDDGQDTENPQTTTDVEVCLTEDSQINSEVRANDQEHDITGIKEDTFEEHRQASEDVTLDEGVNLISEVETRNVGQEVNSSIHHEEKASNFSEDQDVEKQTAESNRQDERKESKKSGKGKGKGKEDCKMS; translated from the exons GCTGATGACGGGTTAGACCGAGACTACTTGGAAAAG GGTTCTTCACGAGCATCGACTATTTCTGGAGCCACTCTTACTTCTCTGGGTGGGACATCCTCACGGAGAGGAAGCGGAGACACATCCGTCTCTGCTGACACTGAAGCATCCATAAAGGAATTCAAG GATTCCTTTTCGGAAATGGAGGAAAAGTACCGTAAGGCCATGGTATCTAATGCACAGCTGGACAACGAGAAGACCAATATGATGTATGAAGTGGACACCTTGAAAGACTCTTTAATGGAACTGGAGGAAATGCTCTATGAAACACGGCGTGAGCTTGAGGAAAAGTGTAAG gacCTTGAACGAGAGAAGCATTCTCATAGCATACTGCAGTTTCAGTTCAGTGAATTGAAGGAGACGCTGAAACAGAGTGAAGAACTGCTCACT GAGATCCGTCAATTACGGCTCAAGCAAGATGGCTATGTTAGGGAGATTTCTGACCTCATGGAAACTATTGAgtggaagaataaaaaaattggg GCATTAGAGAGGCAGAAGGAATTTTCTGATGCCATTCGAAATGAGCGGGATGAGCTTAGAGATGAGGTTGTTCAGctcaaagatattttgaag AAACATGGCATTGTCCTTGGACCCGACTTAGCCACCAATGGAGAAACCGGTGAAGAAGTTGGAAAGGCTGATCAGAATACTCAAAAAGCATCAGCTGAAATCCGAGAGGGGAGCAGTGTACTAG GCACTCATCAGTTGAAGGTGTGTAAAGACAAGCAACAAAAAGATTTGGATGACGGGGCACCAGGGAATCAGCAGATTTCACATGCCCAGTTCAGTTCTTCAAACACACCTTTAGAAGCAAGTATGGAGAATGGAGAACTTGGGAGCCAGGTGACACAGGGTGTAGAGCAGCTTGAAAAAAGACCTGAAGAACCGTCAAGTTCTGTTGGTGATGATGAACTCACTGCAACAAGACCCAAGGAGGAGATCAAATCTGAGGCACATATACCAGAAGATTTAAGAGGTAATACTGTGGAATTGGGGAGCAAAGTTCAAAAGGATGGACATTTGGAGACAGATCAACAAGAGAGAGAATGTGTCAAACCTAGCGAGGTCATCAAAGAGGAAACTCCTTCAGAGTCTGTCTCTGGTTCAGTCCATGATGAAAGTGATAAACCTGGTGAGACGGCGCTTGATCATAAACTTAAAGAGGAGCCTGTAGAATCAGCTCAGACAGAGAACCTTGCTAAAACCCAAGGTGCCAGTGCttcaaataaaaagaagaaaaagaagaagaaaaacaagcaGAAGCAGAAACAGAGTGACAAGCAAGAGAGTGACACAAAGAAAGATGACATGAATGAAACAGTTTGTAGTGAAGAGATTTCAAACCAAAAAACTGAGGGTGATCTAGAAGGAGACCATCAGGATCCCTTGGGGAATGATAACTCTGAAACAACAATGAATACAGACGTCCCACATGATGATAAAGGAACCAGTGAATTGGATGGTATGGAAACCGCAAGCACAAATATAAATGCGGATGATGCTCAAGATAAAATTTTGTTAGTTACAGATGAAGCTGATTTAGCAAGTATTTCTAAAACAGTCTCAAATTTTGATTGCCCTGAATCTGGCAGTGATGTGCTTTCAGGTGATCTGGCCAACAACATTATCTCTAATCCGACAAACAAAATTGATGAACACACCGAGGTTTCAACAAATCCTGACTCTGAAGCTGTAATCTTTAGCTGTGAGGTTATATCTTCAGAAACAAAGACTTCATTGCCTCAGGAACCTTCTGTTCAGTCCATGGATGCTGTTGAAGAGTGTGTCGAGTCCACCAGCAGCTCTGAGAACCCGGAGTTGAAATCTGAATCGTCAGACATCAAGGAAGTGGAGAGTCATCTTAACTGTGAAGTAGAAGAACAGAAGGAAAAGCTTCAGAATATTGATCTTGATGGGACCACCGACCCTGAAGATCAAGATGACTCTGCTCATCCCACTTCCCCTGTAATGGAGAAGGTGGAAAATGAAGCTGAAAGGGTAATCCAGGAACAACCTGTTGACCAGCCAATGGAAAGCCAACTTCAAGAGAGTATTGAAGCAGAACTGGACAAGGAAGAGGTTGAGACACAAGATGGACTGGATAAAGAAAATCTCAAAGTGCCTACTGAAATAGAGTTTGATGGAAGCCATGTCGACAACACTTCTTTAATTGAAACCCAGGTTCAGGTTGTGCATGAGGAACACCTGTCTCCCAATGAAGCAATTCAGGAATCAGTTGGAGAATCAGATGCTTTTGACCAAAACCCCAAGGCAGAAGAAGATGAGAAGGAAAGCTCAATCCAAAATCAGGTTACACTTGAAGTGCAACTGCCTGAAGATGAAGAAGTGGTAAAGTCAGATGTGGCTTCTCAAGAGCTCAAGAaagaagatgaggaagaggaagatgaaggaGAATCATTTGATTTTGATGAAATGGATCTTGAAGCATCATCGGATGCCCCTCTAAAAAACGTTCAAGATCAGCCAAATGAGAAAGTTagtcttttaaatgaaaatgtccaAGAAGCAAGCCAGGAACACCAAAGCAATGTCACTAATGTGGACCAAACTCAAGAAGATGAACATCTAGAACTTGCAGATCAGGAATCAAAGCAAAAGGAGCAGAAAGATGACGGACAAGACACAGAAAACCCACAAACAACAACAGATGTAGAAGTATGTTTAACAGAGGACAGCCAAATCAACAGTGAAGTCAGAGCTAATGATCAGGAGCATGATATTACTGGAATTAAAGAAGACACATTTGAGGAGCATCGACAGGCATCAGAAGATGTGACACTCGATGAAGGAGTTAATCTGATCTCAGAGGTGGAGACAAGAAATGTAGGCCAAGAGGTTAATAGTTCTATTCACCACGAAGAAAAGGCATCAAATTTTTCAGAAGATCAGGACGTTGAGAAGCAAACCGCAGAAAGCAACAGGCAAGATGAAAGAAAAGAATCCAAGAAAAGCGGGAAAGGGAAGGGCAAGGGGAAAGAAGATTGTAAAATGTCTTAA